A DNA window from Phoenix dactylifera cultivar Barhee BC4 chromosome 13, palm_55x_up_171113_PBpolish2nd_filt_p, whole genome shotgun sequence contains the following coding sequences:
- the LOC103721513 gene encoding uncharacterized protein LOC103721513: protein MGSWEAVISVVLGVIMRKSICRFQEMGKMAMEFISVLSTALRFSGLLFRRPVPVPTTYSPMSSVATRGFTALTVQYPLHQQRSLQEAIRCCGSKFKSVDLSLKEKT, encoded by the exons ATGGGAAGCTGGGAGGCTGTGATCTCTGTAGTGTTGGGTGTGATCATGAGGAAGAGCATCTGCCGGTTCCAAGAGATGGGAAAGATGGCCATGGAGTTCATATCGGTCCTCTCGACGGCGCTCAGGTTTTCAGGACTGCTTTTCCGGCGGCCGGTGCCGGTTCCGACCACGTATTCCCCCATGTCATCAGTGGCGACCAG AGGATTCACAGCTTTGACGGTGCAATATCCATTACATCAACAAAGAAGTCTGCAAGAAGCAATCAGATGTTGTGGAAGTAAGTTTAAGTCAGTGGATCTATCACTGAAGGAAAAAACTTAA